The sequence TTGTTCCAAGGAAGAAGTGTTTCTGTCAACGTATGTTTGTCATCCTTCAATGGCAAACAATGAACTCTCCGGCCCAACGGTCACGACGTATATTGCGAAGTGGTTAAAAGAGCGAGGGGATAATAGATTCAGCTACCGTATTGTTTTTATACCGGAAACAATAGGATCCATTTGTTATATCAGCCGGAATTTCGACAGTTTGAAGTCCAGGGTTTTTGCTGGCTTCAATGTGACATGCATTGGCGATAACCGTGCCTATTCCTATCTTCCGTCACGCCATGGGGCAACCATCAGCGATCATGTTGCGAAGCATGTTCTGAAGCATATCTGCCCTGAATACAAAGCTTATACATGGAGTGACAGGGGGAGTGACGAGAGGCAGTATTGTGCCCCTGGTGTAGATTTGCCTATGGCCTCGATTATGAGGACAAAATACGCCGAGTATGACGAGTATCATACGTCCTTGGATGATCTGGATCATGTCGTCACCCCCGAGGGACTTGAGGGCGGATACAATGCCCTTTTGCGGGCTATTGAGGCGATCGAGCAGAATGGTTATCCCAAGGTCAAGGTCCTCTGTGAGCCGCAGTTGGGAAAGAGGGGGCTGTACCCAACGTTATCCACAAAATCGAGTGGCATAGAGGTGCGGTTGATGATGGACCTGATTACCTGGTCCGATGGCACACGATCCCTGCTTGAAATTGCAGATCTGTGTAGGGTGCCAATATGGGACCTGTATCCGCTTGTTGACAAGCTGTCTGGTCATGATCTTCTTGATGTGATGGATGGACCGCTACCTTTGCAGGCTTGAGTCCTTATTCTTCTTCTGATGCAGGGATCCTGTCTGCTTCTGCTTCTCCACACCATGTCATTTTGCCCTTGCCGTTGGGGCATGGGTTGACTTTGCAGGGCAGGCGGGTGATTCCTTCAAGGCAAGACAGGGAGTATGCGGTGTGGCTGGATCTGATGGAACTGTTATTCGGGAAGCAACCCTGATCGATGCAGACGCATTGGGCCTTATACACAGGATTGGTTTGCAGGCTGCTGTTCCTTGGGGAATGCCGCCAACAGCCTTGGTTCTGTCGGCCGGTGACCGTGCGGCAGAATGGCGTGAATGGCTGAAGGCCCGCGCAACAACGCGTAATGGTGGCCAAGCTATTGTAGCGGATTCCATGCATGGTCCTGTCGGCTTTATCTGCGTTGCTCCCGGCCATCCCCCCGGTGTGCCCGAGCACTGGTTGATCAGCCATTTCACAGTACTGGGTGCGCATCAGAAGCAGGGGCTCGGGCGTCAGCTGTTGAAGGCGGCCTTGGAAAAGGTGGCGCGTGGGCGTGGTGTGAGGGCGGATCTGTTCGTTCCCTCTGGTGCTCCTTGGGCTGCGGTGGTCGAGCATATGGGGGGACTGCCCGGTGGTGCGGAACCTCTGGTGCGGGCAGGGATGTCATTTATGGCAGAGCGATACAGCTTCTCTGTACTCTCTGCATGAGTTAGGTCGGTTTTAATGCCCGGATATAGTGCGCCAGGCATGCCGGCGCCCGGGTAACAATCAGGAAGGCATGATGGCAGCTTTTGAGTACGATCTTGTAACGCTTGGCGCTGGATCTGGCGGTGTTCGGGCATCCCGTCTTGCCGGTGGGTATGGAGCCCGTGTTGCTGTGATCGAGGAAAGCCGGGTTGGCGGAACCTGTGTCGTTCGTGGCTGTGTTCCCAAGAAACTATTGATCTATGGGGCAGAGTTTGCCCGTTCCTTTCAGGATGCGCGTGGATATGGCTGGACTGTCGGTGATGTCCATCTTGATTGGCCGGCGCTTGTGGCGAGCAAGAACCGAGAACTCGATCGCCTAGAAGCGGTCTATCGCAATACGCTGAAGTCAAATCATGTCGAGCTGGTAGAGGGGCGCGGCAGGCTTGTTGATCCGCATACGGTTGAGGTCAATGGTCGCCGTATGACGGCACAGAGAATACTGGTCGCTGTTGGTGGGTGGCCTGTCCTGCCGGATATTCCAGGGGTTGAGCATGCCATAACATCCAACGAGGCGTTGGATTTGCCTCGCTTGCCCGACAGCATTGTGATTGTCGGGGGGGGATTCATTGCGGTGGAATTCGCGGGCCTCTTCCATGCTTTGGGATGCGCGGTCACCTTGGTCATCCGCGCCGACAATATCCTGCGTGGTTTTGATCAGGATATCCGCGAGCACCTAGTTGCTGAGCTTGAGCATCAGGGCATTACAATCTGTCGCAAAACTCAGGTGCAGTCCATCCGTTGCGAGAAGGATGGTCGCCGGATGGTAACGCTGCAGGATGGCCGGATCCTGGCCTGTGAGCAGGTCATGTACGCAACAGGTCGGGCCCCCAACACGGCGGGTCTTGGGTTGGAAGAGGCTGGGGTTGCGCTGGATCCCCGAACCGGTGCAGTGCAGGTTGATGCTTGGTCCCGGACTAATGTCAGCAGCATCTGGGCCGTGGGTGATGTGACAAACCGTATCAACCTGACCCCGGTTGCAATCCGGGAGGGCGCCTGTTTTTCTGAAACTGAATTCAACAACAATCCGATGACTCCGGACCATGCAAATGTGGCCTCAGCTGTTTTCAGCCAGCCCGCTGTCGGTACGGTTGGCTTGACCGAAGAGAAGGCGCGTGCCCGTGGCCCTGTTGATGTGTATATGACCCGCTTTCGTCCGATGAAGAATACCCTTTCAGGGCGGGAGGAACACACCATGATGAAGCTTCTGGTCGATCGGGCAACCCAAGTTGTGATCGGGGCCCACATGGTTGGCCCTGATGCGCCGGAGATCATCCAGGGGCTCGCCATTGCCGTAAAGGCCGGCCTGACCAAGAAGGACTTTGATGCGACGGTTGGCATTCATCCCACAGCAGCCGAGGAATTTGTAACCCTGCGTACACCACGGCCCGATCTGGCATCCGTGTGATTTGTTACAAGTACCCGTCTTGATACAAAGGAAATCCTGTTTCAGCTGCGTATGCCTTGTCCTCGTGAGTTGCTTCGCAGACCTTATGCTCCGGGCCCATAAAAGGGGTGGCGAGGTAACGGGCTGACTTTTTTGCCTGCTTTTGGTCTGTTGGCTTGCGTCTGTATGCGGATGGAGCCTATATCTCAGACTCCCTGTTGTTTTTGTCAGAGTCTTTTTCTCTGTCTGCTTTAAGAAGGATGATGGTGTTATGTCTGGAAAATGGACCCCCGAAAGCTGGAGGAGCATTGTGCACTCGGCAGTAGAGGCGGGGTGGCCATTTGAGACATTCCAGATGCCGACCTATCCCGATCCGCAGAAGCTTCAAGCCGTGGAGGATTCCTTGCGGGGCTTGCCGCCTCTGGTTTTTGCCGGGGAGGCCCGTCGCCTGCGCAGTGCCTTGGCCGAGGTCGCTGAAGGGCGTGCCTTTATGCTTCAGGGCGGTGATTGCGCAGAAAGCTTCTCGGAGTTCCGGGCCGATTCGATCCGCGATACCTTCCGTGTTATTCTGCAAATGGCGATTGTCCTGACTTTCGGTGCGTCGTGCCCGGTTGTGAAGGTTGGGCGCATGGCCGGCCAGTTTGCCAAGCCCCGGTCTGCTGCAACGGAAATGCAGGATGGCCAGGAGCTGCCCAGTTACCGGGGCGACATGATCAATGGCCCGGATTTTACCCTGCAGGACCGTACGCCGGACCCGCAGCGCATGATGCAGGTTTACAACCAGTCTGCAGCGACCCTGAACCTGTTGCGTGCCTTTGCAGAAGGTGGTTACGCCGATCTCCACAAGGTTCATCAGTGGACGCTTGGCTTCGTCAATGGCTCTGATCAGGCGGCCCGTTACCAGGAAATGGCAGACCGTATCCAGGAAGCCCTGTGCTTCATGGATGCATGCGGCCTGACGGGGGAGCGCGTACCCCAGTTGCGCAAGACGGACTTCTACACATCACACGAGGCGCTTCTGCTGCCCTACGAGCAGGCCCTGACCCGTGTGGACTCCACAACGGGGGACTGGTACTGCTGTTCCGCCC comes from Haematospirillum jordaniae and encodes:
- a CDS encoding class II 3-deoxy-7-phosphoheptulonate synthase, whose product is MSGKWTPESWRSIVHSAVEAGWPFETFQMPTYPDPQKLQAVEDSLRGLPPLVFAGEARRLRSALAEVAEGRAFMLQGGDCAESFSEFRADSIRDTFRVILQMAIVLTFGASCPVVKVGRMAGQFAKPRSAATEMQDGQELPSYRGDMINGPDFTLQDRTPDPQRMMQVYNQSAATLNLLRAFAEGGYADLHKVHQWTLGFVNGSDQAARYQEMADRIQEALCFMDACGLTGERVPQLRKTDFYTSHEALLLPYEQALTRVDSTTGDWYCCSAHLLWIGERTRDPEGPHVEFLRGVQNPVAVKVGPGTTPDVLLRLCDILNPANEAGRLTLITRMGAEALGARLPALIRAVQREGRKVVWSCDPMHANTHKAANGYKTRCFDRILAEVRTFFAVHRAEGSHAGALHLELTGRDVTECIGGSQAITEARLGDAYHTFCDPRLNAAQSLDLAFLVAQALKEERRGQPLSGFAVGA
- a CDS encoding DUF4910 domain-containing protein, with the translated sequence MTGQYIHQLARRLWGINRSLTGEGVRETLRIIKGIIPELQIHEVPSGTQVFDWTVPKEWRVREAYIIDPSGKKLCDFRSNNLHLVGYSIPVKQKISLEDLQKHLYSLPDQPTAIPYITSYYKERWGFCLPQILRDTLVDGEYEVVIDTDLFDGSLTYGELLLKGCSKEEVFLSTYVCHPSMANNELSGPTVTTYIAKWLKERGDNRFSYRIVFIPETIGSICYISRNFDSLKSRVFAGFNVTCIGDNRAYSYLPSRHGATISDHVAKHVLKHICPEYKAYTWSDRGSDERQYCAPGVDLPMASIMRTKYAEYDEYHTSLDDLDHVVTPEGLEGGYNALLRAIEAIEQNGYPKVKVLCEPQLGKRGLYPTLSTKSSGIEVRLMMDLITWSDGTRSLLEIADLCRVPIWDLYPLVDKLSGHDLLDVMDGPLPLQA
- the gor gene encoding glutathione-disulfide reductase gives rise to the protein MAAFEYDLVTLGAGSGGVRASRLAGGYGARVAVIEESRVGGTCVVRGCVPKKLLIYGAEFARSFQDARGYGWTVGDVHLDWPALVASKNRELDRLEAVYRNTLKSNHVELVEGRGRLVDPHTVEVNGRRMTAQRILVAVGGWPVLPDIPGVEHAITSNEALDLPRLPDSIVIVGGGFIAVEFAGLFHALGCAVTLVIRADNILRGFDQDIREHLVAELEHQGITICRKTQVQSIRCEKDGRRMVTLQDGRILACEQVMYATGRAPNTAGLGLEEAGVALDPRTGAVQVDAWSRTNVSSIWAVGDVTNRINLTPVAIREGACFSETEFNNNPMTPDHANVASAVFSQPAVGTVGLTEEKARARGPVDVYMTRFRPMKNTLSGREEHTMMKLLVDRATQVVIGAHMVGPDAPEIIQGLAIAVKAGLTKKDFDATVGIHPTAAEEFVTLRTPRPDLASV
- a CDS encoding GNAT family N-acetyltransferase, yielding MAGSDGTVIREATLIDADALGLIHRIGLQAAVPWGMPPTALVLSAGDRAAEWREWLKARATTRNGGQAIVADSMHGPVGFICVAPGHPPGVPEHWLISHFTVLGAHQKQGLGRQLLKAALEKVARGRGVRADLFVPSGAPWAAVVEHMGGLPGGAEPLVRAGMSFMAERYSFSVLSA